One part of the Methanocella sp. genome encodes these proteins:
- the aroC gene encoding chorismate synthase: protein MNSFGRRLRLTTFGESHGPAVGAVVDGCPSGLALDARDIQAEMDKRRPGQSAVTSGRSEPDLVEILSGVFEGKTTGMPIAMMVRNVDADSSAYLEIKDLLRPGHADYGYLAKYGFRDYRGGGRSSGRETAGRVMGGAVAKKLLSLKGVHVYAHTTSIYDVRAGEVALEDVIKNTYTNPVRCADLSVEKEMEEAIRMAKAEGDSVGGTVEIIAIGVPAGLGEPVFGKLDADLAGALMSIGAVKGVEVGLGFGAASLRGSEMNDEFLIDNGIKTRTNHAGGILGGISTGMPIVCKVAVKPTPSISKPQHTVNVETKEDAVITIRGRHDPSIVPRIVPVVEAMAALVLADHMLLSGKIGPPAP, encoded by the coding sequence ATGAACTCGTTCGGCCGGCGCCTCCGGCTCACCACGTTCGGCGAAAGCCATGGGCCCGCCGTCGGGGCGGTCGTGGACGGCTGCCCCTCAGGGCTTGCCCTCGATGCCAGAGACATTCAGGCGGAGATGGATAAGCGAAGGCCCGGGCAGAGCGCCGTCACATCGGGCCGCTCGGAGCCCGACCTTGTGGAGATCCTTTCGGGCGTGTTCGAGGGAAAGACGACGGGCATGCCCATCGCCATGATGGTCCGCAACGTCGACGCGGACTCGTCCGCATACCTGGAAATAAAAGACCTGCTCCGGCCGGGCCACGCGGACTACGGCTACCTGGCGAAGTACGGATTTAGAGATTATCGGGGAGGCGGGCGCTCCTCGGGCCGTGAGACTGCTGGCCGCGTCATGGGAGGCGCCGTCGCGAAAAAGCTGCTATCGCTCAAGGGCGTGCACGTTTACGCCCACACTACCTCGATATATGATGTACGGGCCGGCGAGGTCGCGCTGGAAGACGTCATAAAAAATACCTATACGAACCCTGTACGGTGCGCCGACCTTAGCGTCGAAAAAGAGATGGAGGAGGCCATCCGCATGGCAAAGGCCGAAGGCGACAGCGTCGGGGGCACGGTAGAGATTATCGCCATCGGAGTGCCGGCGGGGCTGGGCGAGCCAGTGTTCGGGAAGCTGGACGCCGACCTGGCGGGCGCCCTGATGAGCATCGGGGCCGTGAAGGGCGTCGAGGTCGGCCTCGGGTTCGGTGCTGCCTCGCTCAGGGGAAGCGAGATGAACGACGAGTTTTTAATTGATAATGGCATTAAGACGAGGACGAATCATGCCGGAGGCATTCTGGGAGGCATCAGCACGGGCATGCCGATCGTTTGTAAAGTCGCCGTCAAGCCGACGCCGTCGATATCGAAGCCCCAGCATACTGTGAACGTCGAAACAAAGGAAGACGCCGTCATCACTATCAGGGGGCGCCACGACCCCTCCATCGTGCCAAGGATCGTCCCTGTGGTCGAGGCCATGGCGGCGCTGGTGCTTGCCGACCACATGCTGCTTTCCGGTAAAATAGGCCCGCCTGCGCCGTGA
- the aroA gene encoding 3-phosphoshikimate 1-carboxyvinyltransferase, which yields MIAKVKKSEVWGEVEAPPSKSYTHRAVVIGSLGRYSKIEKPLLSADTLATVGACKAMGAEVSVTDDSVEIAGVIGKPGVPDDVINAANSGTTLRLCLSMAALADGATVFTGDSSLRSRPSGPLIKALNDLGAICFSTRHNGRAPIVVQGPVKGGEISIEGGISSQFISSLLISCPFAKRDTTININGQLKSKPYVEVTLEMIEKAGGKVSTDFKEFHIESDQEYDLKSYRVPGDFSSASYMLAAGALAGKVTVANLFESKQGDAAIMECLLDMGANVYWDTERGTVTVEQAELKGIDVDVGATPDLVPTLAVLAACAKGTTHITNAEHVRYKETDRLHAMTTELQKMGADIVEEPDGLVISGGRLKGAKVDGYDDHRIVMALAVAGLMATGTTSIATAESVDISYPGFFGDLRRIGAKVET from the coding sequence ATGATAGCGAAGGTCAAGAAGTCCGAGGTCTGGGGCGAGGTCGAGGCGCCTCCGTCTAAAAGCTATACGCACAGGGCCGTCGTCATCGGCAGCCTGGGGCGCTATTCGAAGATCGAGAAGCCGCTGCTCTCGGCCGACACCCTGGCCACCGTGGGCGCGTGCAAGGCCATGGGCGCGGAAGTGTCCGTAACCGACGACTCCGTCGAGATCGCCGGCGTCATCGGAAAGCCAGGAGTCCCCGACGACGTCATAAACGCCGCCAACAGCGGCACCACGCTGAGGCTATGCCTGTCAATGGCCGCGCTGGCGGACGGCGCGACCGTCTTTACGGGTGACAGCTCCCTTCGCAGCCGGCCAAGCGGGCCGCTCATCAAGGCTCTCAACGACCTCGGCGCCATCTGTTTCTCCACCCGCCATAACGGCAGGGCGCCCATCGTCGTGCAGGGCCCCGTGAAGGGCGGCGAAATATCCATCGAAGGGGGCATCAGTTCCCAATTTATCTCATCATTGCTCATCTCCTGCCCATTCGCGAAGCGGGACACCACCATCAACATCAACGGCCAGCTAAAGTCAAAGCCCTACGTCGAGGTCACGCTGGAGATGATAGAGAAGGCGGGCGGCAAAGTGTCCACCGACTTTAAGGAGTTCCACATCGAGAGCGACCAGGAGTACGACCTCAAGTCGTACCGCGTTCCGGGCGATTTTTCTTCAGCGTCCTATATGCTCGCTGCCGGGGCGCTGGCCGGCAAGGTCACCGTCGCAAACCTGTTCGAGTCGAAGCAGGGCGACGCAGCCATCATGGAGTGCCTTCTGGACATGGGGGCGAACGTCTACTGGGATACTGAAAGGGGCACGGTCACGGTGGAGCAGGCCGAGCTGAAGGGCATCGACGTCGATGTCGGGGCGACGCCCGACCTGGTGCCCACGCTGGCCGTCCTGGCCGCCTGCGCGAAGGGCACGACGCATATCACGAACGCCGAACACGTCCGGTATAAGGAGACGGACCGGCTCCACGCGATGACGACCGAGCTGCAAAAGATGGGCGCCGACATCGTCGAAGAGCCCGACGGGCTCGTGATCAGCGGCGGCAGGCTTAAGGGCGCGAAGGTCGACGGCTACGATGATCATCGCATCGTCATGGCGCTGGCGGTCGCGGGCCTGATGGCTACCGGGACCACGTCCATTGCCACGGCCGAGTCGGTCGATATCTCTTATCCCGGCTTTTTCGGCGACCTCCGGCGCATCGGCGCGAAGGTGGAGACATGA
- a CDS encoding FAD-dependent oxidoreductase, which translates to MTSDRIVFIGAGGAGLTAAFTIARKRPDIPITLFSKDPVVAYSQCGMPFVLDKKIEGFDKLVLYTPEVFKDLGLDVRTSTAVTGIDLDAKTVTIEGGETMEYGKLVIATGSVPFVPPVPGVGLKGVYRLLNLDDGRKLAEAMDNVESVVIIGGGPIGLETAPAFLDRFIDVTIVERMQQLMPSALDPDMTKMLEDHLKEKGAVLITGKGVDSINGEDKVESVSVGGETIHADMVLLSAGVKPNVELAKKAGIDIGPAGGIDVDEHFHVKKNGRALEDVYAAGDCIEEVNAITNRKVVCAIGTVANRQAGFLADELMGIGVPYGQVLCPAITIVGDLQIGSVGLTTRGCEMAGIKPVSFKAKSNTRARYYPEGKHLDIKLIADGQRIVGAQLIGKEGVHGRINELTLAIHKKMTPAELAAVETCYAPPVSPMIDPITYTAEMLSLRCKKLKK; encoded by the coding sequence ATGACCTCGGACCGCATTGTTTTCATCGGCGCCGGCGGCGCCGGCCTCACGGCCGCTTTTACCATTGCCCGTAAGCGCCCCGACATCCCAATTACCCTTTTCTCAAAAGACCCCGTCGTAGCCTACAGCCAGTGCGGGATGCCCTTTGTCCTGGATAAAAAAATAGAGGGCTTCGATAAGCTTGTGTTGTATACGCCGGAGGTCTTCAAAGACCTGGGACTGGACGTGCGGACGAGCACCGCCGTTACGGGCATCGACCTGGATGCTAAGACGGTGACCATCGAGGGCGGCGAGACTATGGAGTATGGCAAGCTGGTCATCGCCACCGGCTCGGTACCCTTCGTTCCGCCCGTGCCGGGCGTCGGCCTGAAAGGCGTTTACCGATTGTTAAACCTGGATGATGGGCGAAAACTGGCGGAAGCGATGGATAATGTGGAGAGCGTCGTCATCATCGGCGGCGGCCCGATCGGCCTGGAAACGGCCCCGGCGTTCCTGGACAGGTTCATCGACGTCACCATCGTGGAGCGGATGCAGCAGCTCATGCCATCGGCCCTTGACCCCGACATGACCAAGATGCTAGAGGACCACCTGAAGGAGAAGGGCGCCGTGCTCATCACGGGCAAGGGCGTCGACTCCATCAACGGCGAGGATAAGGTCGAGTCCGTCAGCGTCGGCGGCGAAACCATCCATGCCGACATGGTGCTCCTGTCCGCAGGTGTGAAGCCGAATGTGGAGCTGGCGAAGAAGGCGGGCATCGACATAGGACCCGCGGGCGGCATCGACGTGGACGAGCACTTCCATGTCAAAAAGAACGGCAGGGCCTTAGAGGACGTTTATGCGGCGGGCGACTGCATCGAGGAGGTCAACGCCATCACCAACAGAAAGGTCGTCTGTGCCATCGGCACGGTCGCCAACCGGCAGGCTGGATTCTTAGCGGACGAGCTCATGGGCATCGGCGTGCCCTATGGCCAGGTCCTCTGCCCGGCGATCACTATCGTCGGCGACCTGCAGATCGGCTCTGTCGGCCTGACCACGAGAGGATGCGAAATGGCTGGCATCAAGCCCGTATCGTTCAAGGCGAAAAGCAATACCAGGGCCCGGTATTATCCCGAAGGCAAACATCTCGACATTAAATTAATAGCCGACGGGCAGCGCATCGTCGGCGCCCAATTGATCGGAAAAGAGGGGGTCCATGGGCGCATCAACGAGCTCACGCTGGCCATCCACAAGAAGATGACGCCGGCTGAGCTTGCCGCCGTCGAGACCTGCTACGCCCCGCCCGTATCGCCCATGATAGACCCGATAACGTATACGGCTGAAATGCTCTCGCTCCGGTGTAAAAAGCTTAAAAAGTGA
- the purD gene encoding phosphoribosylamine--glycine ligase: MKVLVVGSGGRENAIVDALSRSAYKPKIFAAMGNLNPGIRRKAADHLFTKEIDVAAIVQYAEEKGVDFAVVGPEAPLAAGLVDALYDKGIPAASPLRDAARLEFDKAWTRTFMARNGIKGVPRFKAYDDAGDAYRYLEEFPDSVIKPAGLTGGKGVKVMGEHLKTLQEGKAYIEEVLKSGKVVIEDRLEGEEVTIQAFVDGKNVAPMPTVQDHKRAYEDDKGPNTGGMGSYTDHTELLPFMFMEDYDEGVEIMKATIEALKKEMGIVYKGALYGQFMITADGMKVIEYNARFGDPEAMNVLTLLKTDFVDICQAMIDGSLDKMNIEFERSATVCKYVVPKGYPDNPQKDSPLTVTEKPEYKVYYASVNERDGNVYTTSSRSLAVVGVADTIDEAEMLAEMGLSNVKGEFHCRHDIGKETLIRKRIEHMDAIRGRRQP; the protein is encoded by the coding sequence GTAGTCGGTTCGGGCGGCAGGGAGAACGCCATCGTGGATGCGCTCTCGCGAAGCGCGTATAAGCCCAAGATTTTTGCTGCAATGGGTAACCTGAACCCGGGGATCAGGCGGAAAGCGGCAGATCATCTTTTTACCAAGGAGATCGACGTGGCCGCCATCGTCCAGTACGCCGAGGAAAAAGGCGTCGACTTCGCGGTCGTCGGGCCGGAGGCCCCGCTGGCCGCGGGCCTCGTGGACGCCCTTTACGACAAGGGCATACCTGCCGCCAGCCCGCTGCGCGACGCGGCCCGCCTGGAGTTCGATAAGGCCTGGACGCGGACCTTCATGGCCCGGAACGGCATAAAGGGCGTGCCCCGCTTCAAGGCTTACGACGATGCGGGCGACGCCTACCGCTATTTAGAGGAGTTCCCGGACAGCGTCATCAAGCCCGCGGGCCTCACGGGCGGTAAGGGCGTCAAGGTGATGGGCGAGCACCTGAAAACGCTTCAGGAAGGGAAGGCTTACATTGAGGAAGTCTTGAAGAGCGGCAAAGTCGTAATCGAGGACCGGCTGGAGGGCGAAGAGGTCACCATCCAGGCGTTCGTCGACGGCAAGAACGTCGCGCCGATGCCCACGGTCCAGGACCATAAGCGGGCCTACGAGGACGATAAAGGCCCCAACACCGGCGGCATGGGCTCCTATACGGACCACACCGAGCTGCTGCCCTTCATGTTCATGGAGGACTACGACGAAGGCGTAGAGATCATGAAAGCGACCATCGAAGCCTTGAAAAAGGAGATGGGCATCGTCTACAAGGGTGCGCTCTATGGCCAGTTCATGATCACCGCCGATGGCATGAAGGTCATCGAGTACAACGCCCGCTTCGGCGACCCCGAGGCCATGAACGTATTGACTTTATTAAAGACCGACTTCGTGGATATATGCCAGGCCATGATCGACGGCTCGCTGGATAAGATGAATATCGAGTTCGAGCGAAGCGCTACCGTCTGCAAGTACGTGGTGCCGAAGGGATATCCGGACAACCCTCAGAAGGATTCGCCGCTGACGGTCACGGAGAAGCCGGAGTATAAGGTCTATTATGCGAGCGTGAACGAGCGGGATGGCAATGTGTACACGACGTCTTCCAGGTCGCTGGCCGTCGTGGGCGTCGCCGACACCATCGACGAGGCTGAAATGCTGGCGGAGATGGGCCTCTCGAACGTTAAGGGCGAATTCCACTGCCGTCACGACATCGGCAAAGAGACGCTCATCAGAAAAAGGATCGAGCACATGGACGCCATCCGGGGAAGGCGTCAGCCCTGA